A part of Terriglobales bacterium genomic DNA contains:
- a CDS encoding energy transducer TonB, whose protein sequence is MANQVLIAPTETQNAPVRRPASAQHVPNFGLKAEGSLFQSLKENIRDVLFPEKLPPLKLTSRPVAVKSIWGAYDNRKVARTSSVVVHAGLIGALVAVSILGHKVYTEAKKETVTLVAPDISEYMPMTPKQQPTLQGGGGGGDRDKVIAPKGHLPKPAMEQITPPEVVVRNEHPKLTAEPTMVMPPQVKLASNNIPNLGDPKSPVIAGPPSNGVGSGAGIGSGSGGGIGSGVGGGLGNGVGGGYGGGVFRPGVGGVTEPKVIFKPEPEYSEEARKAKYQGTVVLACIVGTDGRTRGLKVERGLGMGLDEKAMEAVKNWKFEPAEKDGKPVAVAISVEVAFRLF, encoded by the coding sequence ATGGCAAACCAGGTTTTGATCGCTCCTACTGAGACTCAGAATGCTCCGGTACGCAGACCGGCTTCGGCGCAGCACGTGCCGAACTTCGGCCTCAAGGCGGAAGGCTCTCTCTTTCAGTCGTTGAAAGAGAACATTCGCGACGTTCTTTTTCCGGAGAAGCTTCCCCCACTCAAGTTGACCTCTCGCCCGGTTGCCGTCAAAAGCATCTGGGGCGCTTACGACAATCGCAAAGTTGCGCGAACGTCGTCGGTCGTCGTCCATGCTGGACTGATTGGGGCGCTGGTTGCCGTTTCCATTTTGGGACACAAGGTTTACACCGAGGCCAAGAAGGAGACGGTCACGCTCGTAGCTCCGGACATCTCTGAGTACATGCCGATGACCCCGAAGCAGCAGCCAACTCTGCAGGGCGGCGGTGGTGGCGGCGACCGCGATAAAGTCATTGCTCCGAAGGGACATTTACCCAAGCCGGCAATGGAGCAGATCACGCCTCCTGAAGTTGTGGTGCGCAACGAGCATCCAAAGCTCACGGCAGAGCCCACAATGGTGATGCCTCCGCAGGTGAAGCTCGCCAGCAATAACATCCCGAACCTTGGCGATCCGAAATCCCCGGTGATCGCTGGTCCGCCTTCGAACGGTGTCGGTAGTGGCGCCGGTATTGGTTCTGGCAGCGGTGGCGGAATCGGATCGGGCGTAGGTGGCGGTCTCGGTAATGGCGTCGGCGGTGGATACGGCGGCGGAGTGTTTCGTCCCGGTGTGGGCGGAGTGACCGAACCGAAAGTGATATTTAAGCCCGAGCCGGAGTACTCCGAAGAAGCTCGCAAAGCAAAGTATCAAGGTACAGTGGTTTTGGCTTGCATCGTCGGCACCGATGGACGCACGCGCGGTCTCAAAGTCGAACGGGGTCTCGGAATGGGACTCGACGAGAAGGCGATGGAAGCTGTCAAAAACTGGAAGTTTGAACCCGCTGAAAAAGACGGCAAACCTGTTGCAGTGGCTATCAGCGTAGAAGTTGCTTTCAGGCTCTTCTGA